In the genome of Pseudomonas sp. HS6, one region contains:
- a CDS encoding LysR family transcriptional regulator, whose product MLGQLHDVDLQLLRLFLGVVESNGFSAAQGELGLSQSSISQQMAKLETRLGYRVCNRGKGGFSLTPKGEQLLIAARSLFDSIETFRHQSNGVAGRLIGEVRLGLSEAVDQSVLQRVAEAIRRFRERDESVRIELISAMPGEMERLLLQQRLDLAIGYFSQVQSAFDYRELFSETQHLYCAPGHPLFTDDAPDDAALLACDRVDHPYRFLRSDEPFQGKVCSARSEQVEGTLAFILSGKHVGYLPNHYARQWQDKGLLRPVREGELSFEVAFHLARHRAQVPGDAQKAFEEDLLSAFGRT is encoded by the coding sequence ATGCTCGGTCAGCTCCACGATGTCGATTTGCAACTCCTGCGCCTGTTTCTCGGGGTGGTCGAATCCAACGGTTTCAGCGCCGCCCAAGGCGAATTGGGCTTGAGCCAGTCGAGCATCAGCCAGCAAATGGCCAAGCTGGAAACCCGTCTCGGCTATCGGGTTTGCAACCGTGGCAAGGGCGGTTTCAGCCTGACGCCCAAGGGCGAACAACTGCTGATTGCCGCGCGCAGCCTGTTCGATTCGATTGAAACCTTCCGCCATCAATCCAACGGCGTCGCCGGGCGCTTGATCGGCGAGGTGCGTCTGGGCCTGTCGGAGGCGGTCGATCAATCGGTGCTGCAACGGGTGGCAGAGGCGATCCGGCGGTTTCGCGAGCGGGACGAATCGGTGCGCATCGAACTGATCAGCGCCATGCCCGGCGAAATGGAGCGTCTACTGTTGCAACAGCGGCTGGACCTGGCCATCGGTTATTTCTCCCAGGTGCAGAGCGCGTTCGACTACCGCGAACTGTTCAGCGAAACCCAGCATTTGTACTGCGCCCCCGGCCATCCGCTGTTCACCGACGATGCCCCCGATGACGCAGCCTTGCTGGCCTGTGACCGGGTCGATCACCCGTATCGGTTCCTGCGCAGTGACGAGCCGTTTCAGGGCAAGGTCTGTTCGGCGCGCTCTGAACAGGTCGAAGGCACCCTCGCCTTCATTCTGTCCGGCAAACACGTCGGTTATCTGCCCAACCATTACGCACGCCAATGGCAGGACAAAGGTCTATTGAGACCAGTGCGCGAGGGTGAGTTGAGCTTTGAAGTGGCGTTCCATCTGGCCCGCCATCGGGCGCAGGTGCCGGGGGATGCGCAAAAGGCGTTTGAGGAAGATCTACTGTCAGCCTTTGGTCGAACCTGA
- a CDS encoding nucleobase:cation symporter-2 family protein: MTVSEKAPRNNDLIYGLNDRPHFTATVFAALQHVLASFVGIITPTLIMGGALGLQSEIPYLISMALFVSGLGTFVQAKRFGPVGSGLLCLQGTSFSFISVILSAGFMVKARGGGTDEILSTIFGVCFFAAFIEVVLSQFIGKLRMLITPVVTGTIITLMGLSLIKVAMTDIAGGFGAADLGAASHVFLAALVLGTIVVLNRVDVPFLRLGAIVIGLTLGYVVAWLMGTVDFANLPEVPVFSVPVPFKYGFNFDWVAFVPVAVIFLVSPLEAAGDLTANSMISRQPVKGPLYIRRIKSGLLADGLNSAMAAVFNSMPMVTFAQNNGVIQLTGVASRYVAFFIAGLLVLLGLFPMIGAVLQLMPKPVLGGAELVMFGTVAVAGIKILAEAGLHRRNMLIVAISLGMGLGIAAVPEVLRELPQALRNIFESPITVGALCAIVLNIFLPEEFIELEEDDFDPEASILQVMENPDVPAKGEPASKAAVAQLTR, translated from the coding sequence ATGACCGTCTCTGAAAAAGCCCCGCGCAACAACGATCTCATCTACGGTCTCAACGACCGTCCGCACTTCACCGCCACGGTGTTTGCCGCGCTGCAACACGTGCTGGCCAGCTTCGTCGGCATCATCACCCCGACCCTGATCATGGGCGGCGCCCTCGGCCTGCAAAGCGAAATCCCTTACCTGATCAGCATGGCGCTGTTCGTCTCCGGCCTCGGCACGTTCGTCCAGGCCAAGCGTTTCGGCCCGGTCGGTTCGGGACTGCTGTGCCTGCAAGGCACCAGTTTTTCCTTTATCAGCGTGATTCTCAGCGCCGGTTTCATGGTCAAGGCCCGGGGCGGCGGCACCGACGAAATCCTGTCGACGATCTTCGGCGTGTGCTTCTTTGCAGCGTTCATCGAAGTGGTGTTGAGCCAGTTCATCGGCAAGTTGCGCATGCTGATCACCCCGGTGGTGACCGGCACCATCATCACGCTGATGGGCCTGTCGCTGATCAAAGTGGCGATGACCGACATTGCCGGCGGCTTCGGCGCGGCGGATCTGGGCGCGGCCAGCCATGTGTTCCTGGCGGCGCTGGTGCTGGGCACTATCGTGGTGCTGAACCGGGTCGACGTACCGTTCCTGCGCCTGGGCGCGATTGTCATCGGCCTGACCCTCGGCTACGTGGTGGCGTGGCTGATGGGCACCGTGGATTTCGCCAACTTGCCCGAAGTGCCAGTGTTCAGCGTGCCGGTGCCGTTCAAGTACGGCTTCAACTTCGACTGGGTGGCGTTCGTGCCGGTGGCAGTGATTTTCCTGGTGTCGCCGCTCGAAGCTGCCGGTGACCTGACCGCCAACTCGATGATTTCCCGGCAACCGGTGAAAGGCCCGCTGTACATCCGCCGGATCAAGTCCGGGCTGCTCGCCGACGGCCTCAACTCGGCCATGGCCGCGGTGTTCAACAGCATGCCGATGGTGACCTTCGCCCAGAACAACGGGGTGATTCAACTCACCGGCGTGGCCAGCCGTTACGTAGCGTTCTTCATTGCCGGTCTGTTGGTACTGCTGGGTCTGTTCCCGATGATCGGCGCCGTGCTGCAACTGATGCCGAAACCGGTGCTCGGCGGCGCGGAGCTGGTGATGTTCGGCACTGTCGCCGTGGCCGGGATCAAGATCCTTGCCGAGGCCGGCCTGCATCGGCGCAACATGCTGATCGTGGCGATTTCCCTCGGCATGGGCCTGGGCATTGCCGCCGTGCCGGAAGTGCTGCGTGAACTGCCGCAGGCGCTGCGCAATATTTTCGAATCGCCGATCACCGTGGGTGCGCTGTGTGCGATCGTGCTGAACATCTTCCTGCCGGAAGAATTCATCGAGCTGGAAGAAGATGACTTCGACCCGGAAGCCTCTATCCTTCAGGTCATGGAAAACCCGGACGTGCCGGCCAAAGGTGAACCTGCATCAAAGGCCGCTGTCGCACAGTTGACCCGTTGA
- a CDS encoding LEA type 2 family protein has protein sequence MRRIQAVLLSLLLLSLSACALFPNRDPVNINVVGVEPLPSQDLEVRFAIKLRVQNPNETAIDYNGIALDLDVNGHSFASGVSDQSGSIPRFSEAIVSVPVSISAFSVLRQTLGLSQTQTLDNLPYVLRGKLAGGVFGTMRFVDSGKLSLPKASAATW, from the coding sequence ATGCGCCGCATCCAAGCCGTCCTCCTGTCCCTGCTTCTGCTCTCCCTCAGCGCCTGCGCGCTGTTTCCCAACCGCGACCCGGTGAACATCAACGTGGTCGGCGTCGAACCGCTGCCGAGCCAGGATCTGGAAGTGCGCTTCGCCATCAAGCTGCGGGTACAGAACCCCAATGAAACCGCCATCGACTACAACGGCATCGCGCTGGATCTTGACGTGAACGGGCATTCCTTCGCGTCCGGTGTCAGCGATCAAAGCGGTTCCATTCCACGGTTCTCCGAAGCCATCGTCAGCGTCCCGGTGAGCATTTCGGCGTTCTCGGTGCTGCGCCAGACGCTCGGCCTGAGTCAGACCCAGACCCTCGACAATCTGCCCTACGTGCTGCGCGGCAAACTGGCGGGCGGTGTGTTTGGCACCATGCGTTTTGTCGACAGCGGCAAGCTCAGTCTGCCCAAGGCCAGTGCCGCAACCTGGTAA
- a CDS encoding GNAT family N-acetyltransferase: protein MEDTPTLYTERLILRPLELADAEAIQQQFAHWEVVRYLNAFVPWPYPVDGALTYLRDIALPAVAAGNEWHWTIRLKSAPEQLIGNISLMIGPDDNRGFWLAPAWQGQGLMTEASEVVTQYWFETLDQSVLRAPKAAPNLGSRKLSERTGMRLIRTDEDNFVGGRFPREIWEITREEWRRRQSVKP from the coding sequence ATGGAAGACACCCCCACGTTGTACACCGAACGGCTGATCTTGCGTCCGCTGGAGCTGGCGGACGCAGAGGCCATCCAGCAGCAGTTTGCGCACTGGGAAGTAGTGCGTTATCTGAACGCCTTCGTGCCCTGGCCTTATCCGGTCGACGGCGCCCTCACCTACCTGCGTGACATTGCGCTGCCTGCTGTTGCGGCGGGCAACGAGTGGCACTGGACGATCCGTCTCAAGTCGGCACCGGAGCAATTGATCGGCAACATCAGCCTGATGATCGGGCCGGACGACAACCGTGGTTTCTGGCTCGCCCCGGCCTGGCAGGGCCAGGGTTTGATGACCGAAGCCAGCGAAGTCGTCACCCAGTACTGGTTCGAAACCCTCGATCAATCGGTGTTGCGCGCGCCGAAAGCCGCACCGAACCTTGGCTCGCGAAAGCTCTCGGAGCGCACCGGCATGCGGCTGATCCGCACGGATGAGGACAACTTCGTCGGCGGACGTTTCCCGCGGGAAATCTGGGAAATCACCCGTGAAGAATGGCGGCGTCGACAGTCCGTCAAACCGTGA
- a CDS encoding carbon-nitrogen hydrolase family protein, translating into MPKSIVAALQIGALPGGKAETLEQILSWEAAIIESGASLVVMPEALLGGYPKGEGFGTQLGYRLPEGREAYARYFANAIDVPGAETEALTGLSARSGAHLVIGVIERAGSTLHCTALYFDPQAGLVAKHRKLMPTGTERLIWGKGDGSTLPVLDTQVGKLGAVICWENMMPLLRTAMYAKGIEVWCAPTVDEREMWQVSMRHIAHEGRCFVVSACQVQASPNELGVEIANWPGDRPLIAGGSVIVGPMGDVLAGPLRGEAGLLTAEIDTEELVRARYDYDVVGHYARPDVFELSVDEREKPGVRFTV; encoded by the coding sequence ATGCCCAAATCAATCGTTGCCGCACTGCAGATCGGCGCCTTGCCCGGCGGCAAAGCTGAAACACTGGAACAGATCCTGAGCTGGGAAGCCGCCATCATCGAATCCGGCGCCTCGCTGGTGGTGATGCCCGAAGCGTTGCTTGGCGGTTATCCGAAAGGCGAGGGCTTCGGCACGCAACTGGGTTATCGCCTGCCGGAAGGGCGCGAGGCCTACGCCCGTTACTTCGCCAACGCCATCGACGTGCCAGGCGCAGAAACCGAAGCACTGACCGGGTTGTCGGCGCGCTCTGGCGCCCACCTGGTGATCGGCGTGATCGAACGGGCCGGCAGCACTTTGCATTGCACGGCGCTGTATTTCGACCCGCAGGCGGGCTTGGTGGCCAAGCACCGCAAACTGATGCCCACCGGCACCGAGCGGCTGATCTGGGGCAAGGGCGACGGCTCGACACTGCCGGTGCTCGACACTCAGGTCGGGAAGCTCGGTGCGGTGATCTGCTGGGAAAACATGATGCCGCTGCTGCGCACGGCGATGTACGCCAAGGGTATCGAAGTCTGGTGCGCGCCGACCGTGGATGAGCGCGAGATGTGGCAGGTGAGCATGCGCCACATTGCCCATGAAGGGCGCTGCTTTGTGGTCAGCGCCTGTCAGGTGCAGGCCTCGCCGAATGAACTGGGTGTGGAGATCGCCAACTGGCCGGGGGATCGACCGCTGATTGCCGGTGGCAGCGTGATCGTCGGGCCGATGGGTGATGTGTTGGCCGGGCCGTTGCGCGGCGAGGCCGGGCTGCTCACCGCCGAGATCGATACCGAAGAACTGGTGCGCGCCCGCTACGACTACGACGTGGTCGGCCACTATGCACGGCCGGATGTGTTCGAGTTGAGCGTGGACGAGCGGGAGAAACCGGGCGTGCGATTCACGGTTTGA
- a CDS encoding LysR family transcriptional regulator: MNTMNIATVDLNLLKVFEALHEESSASRAALRLGVTQSAVSAALRRLREVYGDQLFVRTGRGLAPTLKANQLKPVVSDALNKCRQSLAMVDPTANHYEGRSVTVGLSDDFEIAYGRRLIEEIERRAPKLRLIFRQTHSQIVARALMERSIDLAITAGGFAERLLSRQVLGEGGYACLVDPASLAPGQHQIGLEEFVSREHILVSSGGFIGITDEGLAALGLSRRVCASTTHFAALPHLLKGSAGVATIPTHAAQAIASLSGLSLLPCPLALPRYPVELGWRTSTQIDPVVLKVREAIVASFSTE, translated from the coding sequence ATGAACACAATGAATATCGCAACTGTCGATCTCAACCTGCTGAAAGTCTTCGAAGCGCTGCATGAAGAGTCCAGCGCCAGCCGTGCAGCGTTGCGGCTGGGCGTGACGCAATCGGCGGTCAGTGCGGCGTTGCGCCGGTTACGCGAGGTGTACGGGGATCAATTGTTCGTGCGCACCGGCCGGGGTCTGGCGCCGACCCTCAAGGCCAATCAGTTGAAACCGGTGGTCAGCGATGCGCTGAACAAGTGTCGCCAAAGCCTGGCGATGGTCGACCCGACCGCCAACCATTACGAGGGCCGCTCGGTCACTGTGGGGTTGTCAGATGATTTCGAGATTGCTTACGGGCGACGCCTGATCGAGGAAATCGAACGACGTGCGCCGAAACTGCGCCTGATCTTCCGCCAGACCCACAGCCAGATCGTCGCCCGGGCCCTGATGGAGCGCAGCATCGACCTGGCGATCACCGCAGGTGGATTCGCCGAGCGGCTGCTCAGCCGTCAGGTGCTGGGTGAAGGGGGTTACGCGTGTCTTGTTGATCCGGCGAGCCTTGCGCCCGGCCAGCACCAGATCGGTCTGGAGGAGTTTGTCTCCCGCGAGCACATTCTGGTGTCGTCGGGTGGCTTTATCGGGATCACCGATGAAGGCTTGGCGGCGCTGGGGCTGTCTCGCCGGGTCTGCGCCTCGACCACGCATTTTGCGGCATTGCCGCATCTGCTCAAGGGCAGCGCCGGCGTGGCGACCATTCCCACCCATGCGGCGCAGGCGATTGCATCTCTGAGCGGGCTGTCACTGCTGCCCTGCCCGCTGGCGCTGCCGCGTTATCCGGTTGAGTTGGGCTGGCGCACCAGCACTCAGATCGACCCGGTGGTATTGAAAGTTCGCGAAGCGATTGTCGCCAGTTTCAGCACCGAATGA
- a CDS encoding YqjD family protein: protein MARKSAVQAAEDQIKDQAFSELQALIEESDKLLKSSASLVGEEAETLRGQIALKLQQALDSVSSVRDRTKPAVDATESYIGGHPWQTVAISAGFGLVVGLLLGRR, encoded by the coding sequence ATGGCCCGCAAAAGCGCCGTTCAAGCCGCTGAAGACCAAATCAAGGATCAAGCGTTCAGCGAACTTCAGGCTCTGATCGAAGAGTCGGACAAACTGCTAAAAAGCAGTGCCTCACTGGTCGGTGAAGAAGCGGAGACCCTGCGCGGACAAATCGCCCTGAAATTGCAACAGGCGCTGGATTCGGTATCCAGCGTGCGTGACCGCACCAAACCGGCGGTGGACGCCACCGAAAGCTACATCGGCGGGCACCCGTGGCAGACCGTGGCGATTTCGGCCGGTTTTGGCCTGGTGGTCGGTCTGTTGCTCGGCCGCCGCTGA
- a CDS encoding Ldh family oxidoreductase gives MSAPHDHAVSSTVSLDELTQLLETIFTRHGTSAEVARTLAANCANAERDGAHSHGVFRIPGYVSTLNSGWVNGQAVPKVEDVASGFVSVDAGNGFAQPALAAARPLLVEKTRSAGIAILAIRNSHHFAALWPDVEPFADEGLVALSVVNSMTCVVPHGADRPLFGTNPIAFAAPRAGGAPIVFDLATSAIAHGDVQIAARKGEKLPAGMGVDSLGQPTCDPKAILEGGALLPFGGHKGSALSMMVELLAAALTGGNFSFEFDWKNHPGAKTPWTGQLLIVIDPSKTAGQSFAERSQELVRQMHGVGLKRLPGDRRHLQRAKSLAEGIVLDGQTLAQLRELAGE, from the coding sequence ATGTCTGCGCCACACGATCATGCGGTCTCGTCCACGGTGTCCCTGGACGAGCTGACTCAATTGCTGGAAACGATTTTCACCCGTCACGGCACCTCGGCCGAAGTCGCCAGAACGCTGGCCGCCAATTGCGCCAATGCCGAGCGGGACGGCGCCCACAGCCATGGCGTCTTCCGGATTCCCGGTTATGTCTCGACCCTCAACAGCGGATGGGTCAATGGCCAGGCCGTGCCGAAGGTCGAGGACGTGGCATCAGGATTTGTCAGCGTCGATGCCGGCAACGGCTTTGCCCAACCTGCGCTGGCGGCGGCGCGTCCACTGCTGGTGGAAAAGACCCGCAGTGCCGGGATCGCGATATTGGCGATCCGTAATTCCCATCACTTCGCAGCGCTGTGGCCCGACGTCGAGCCTTTCGCCGACGAAGGACTGGTGGCCTTGAGCGTGGTCAACAGCATGACTTGCGTAGTGCCGCACGGCGCCGACCGGCCATTGTTCGGCACCAACCCGATCGCCTTCGCCGCGCCACGGGCCGGCGGTGCGCCGATCGTATTTGACCTGGCTACCAGCGCCATTGCCCATGGCGACGTACAGATTGCCGCACGCAAAGGCGAGAAGTTGCCGGCAGGCATGGGCGTGGACAGCCTCGGCCAGCCGACCTGTGATCCGAAGGCGATTCTTGAAGGCGGCGCGTTGCTGCCGTTTGGCGGACACAAGGGTTCGGCGCTGTCGATGATGGTGGAGCTGCTCGCCGCCGCGCTGACCGGTGGCAATTTCTCGTTTGAATTCGACTGGAAGAACCATCCGGGGGCCAAGACCCCGTGGACTGGTCAGTTGTTGATCGTGATCGACCCGAGCAAGACCGCCGGACAGAGCTTCGCCGAACGCAGCCAGGAACTGGTCAGGCAGATGCACGGGGTTGGGCTCAAGCGTTTGCCGGGTGATCGGCGGCATTTGCAGCGGGCCAAATCACTGGCCGAGGGCATTGTGCTGGATGGGCAGACCCTGGCGCAGTTGCGTGAACTGGCGGGCGAATGA